In Actinomycetota bacterium, the genomic window GGTTGCCGTCGTGCTCGGCCGACAGCTCGCAGCCGAGCAGCACGGTCAGGCCGGTGCCGCGGGCCGCGGCCTGGGCCCGCTCGACCCCGCCGGTGTTGTCGTGGTCGGTGAGGGCGATCCCGGTCAGGTCCCGGGTCGCGGCCAGCTCGACCACTTGCTCGGGGTCGAGGGTGCCGTCCGAAAAGGTCGAGTGGGTGTGCAGGTCAAAGCCGGGCATGCGACGACGATAGCGCAGCGGCCGACGGCCCCGGTCCGGTACCGATCCTGTGACGGGGATACAGGTCCGCCGTCCGGCCTCCGAGGGCGCTCGGCCTTCTCGTCGTGCGCCGAGGCGATGTCTGCGTTACGTCGCCACCACGACGCCATGCTGTTGCTTCGATTCGGCATGGTCACAGATGGCTAACTCCTGACGGCGGGTCGACCCCTCCCTGCCGTCAGCGTTGTACGTTGACCTCGCGTCAACCAGCCCCATCGGAAGGTGGGGCCTGGCTCTGTGGCCATGGGCCAGAGTCACTTGCCCGTCGTCTCTCGAACAGGGGTTCGAGTGCACCTCGTCGCCATGCTTCTCGCCTCCATGTCTCGTGTCGATGTCCTGCTCATGCTCGCCGTCGTCGCGCTCTTCCCGGTCGTGCTGCTGGCCCTGCTGCTGATCACGTCCGGTCTTGAGGGGCGGGTGGTGGGCCGGCCCAGGCCCAAGGTGGGCGCCCGGGAGCGGCCGGGCCCGCGCGACCCGCGCTAGCCGGCCGGGCGTTTCGGCGGCCTTGCCGGGTGGTAGGGCCGTTGGCGGAGCGTGTTCCCGCCGTCAAGCCGAGGACCCCGTCATGCCAGCCCGCCAGCGGCCGCCGAGCGCGGCCCGCGACCTGATCCCCGAGCGGCCCGACCTGGACAGCCTCCGCTCGGCCGCGGCCGGCTGCACGGCCTGCGACCTGTACCGCGACGCCACCCAGACCGTCTTCGGCGAGGGCGCCCCCCGCTCCGAGGTGATGCTGGTC contains:
- a CDS encoding PHP domain-containing protein, producing MPGFDLHTHSTFSDGTLDPEQVVELAATRDLTGIALTDHDNTGGVERAQAAARGTGLTVLLGCELSAEHDGN